The genomic stretch TCGGGCTCGTCCGGTGGCACCCAGTCGTCCTTCGGCGGCTGCGCGGCCGACACCGGCGGACCGGCGGACTCGCGGCCGAACGTGGGCTTCGCGGCTCCGGGGCGTGAGGCACCGCCACGGCCGGCCGGAGCGCGGCGGGGAGCGGGAGCCTCCTCACCGGCCTGGGGGACGGCGATCTCGGGAGTCTCGCCCGCGACGACGGCGAGCACGGCCTCACCGTAGGTGAGCAGCTTCTTTTGGCCGACGCCGCCGATGATGCTGAGCTCGTCCATCGAGGCCGGCTCGGCCGTCGCGATCTCGCGGAGGGTTGCGTCGTTAAAGACGATGTAGGCGGGGACGGATTGCGCGCGCGCCTGTGCGACCCGCCACTCCCGCAGCCGCTCGAACAGGGGCTGGGCCTCGCCCGAGAGCTCGGCGACGATGGAGCGGCCGGAGCGGGTGGACCCGCTGGAACGCGCAGGCTTCTCGGGCTCCTGCCGCAGCTCGACCTTTCGCTCGCCGCCGAGAACGGAGGCGGACGCGGGCGTAATCACGAGGGTGCCGAAGCCATCGTCGTTCACGCCGAGCAGGCTCTGCGCGAGGAGCTGGCGGGCGACTCCGCGCCACTGGGTGTCGCTCAGGTCGGCGCCGATGCCCCAGGTGGCGAGGGCGTCGTGCTTGTGCTGCGTGGTGCGCGGCGTGGTCTTGCCGCGGAGGACGTCGATGATGTGGCCGGCGCCGAACTGCTGGTTGCGCTCGCGCTTGAGCCGGACGACCGTCGAAAGGAACTTTTGGGCCGCGACGGTGCCGTCCCAGGAGGCGGGCGGCTCGAGGCAGGTGTCGCAGTTGCCGCAGGCGGTGCTCTCCTGGCCGAAGTACGCGAGCAGGTTCACCCGGCGGCACTGGACCGTCTCGGAGAGGGCGAGCATCGCATCGAGATGCGCGGACATCCGCCGGCGATGCGCCAGATCTCCCGGCGACTCGTCGATCATGCGGCGCTGCTGCACCACGTCTTGCAGGCCGTAGGCGAGCCACGCGGTGGAGGGCAGGCCGTCGCGGCCCGCTCGGCCCGTCTCCTGGTAGTAGCCCTCGACCGACTTGGGCAGGTCGATATGCGCGACGAACCGCACATCCGGCTTGTCGATCCCCATGCCGAAGGCGATGGTGGCGCAGACGATCACGCCCTCCTCGCGGAGGAACCGCGACTGAGCGGCGGCGCGCACCCGGGAGTCGAGGCCCGCGTGGTAGGCGACCGCGTCGAAGCCCGCCGAGCGCAGCGCCTCCGCCGTCGCCTCGACGCTCTTGCGCGAGAGGGCGTAGACGATGCCCGCGTCGTGAGCATGCTCGCGGCGGAGGAAGTCGATCAGCTGCTTGCGCGGCTCGACCTTCGTGACGATCCGGTACTGGATGTTGGGG from Rathayibacter rathayi encodes the following:
- the recQ gene encoding DNA helicase RecQ, whose product is MTEPTATALPAPPLADPAAEYRSSDGSDAASGQASRGSAQAQAILEKVFGYARFRGEQQAIVEQVIGGGDAVVLMPTGGGKSLCYQIPAIVRPGTGVVVSPLIALMQDQVDALRANGVRAEFLNSTQDAGERNRVERAYLDGTLDLLYVAPERLGNEGTKQFLARGRIALFAIDEAHCVSQWGHDFRPDYLALGELAERWPDVPRIALTATATEATHREITSRLHLGAARHFVSSFDRPNIQYRIVTKVEPRKQLIDFLRREHAHDAGIVYALSRKSVEATAEALRSAGFDAVAYHAGLDSRVRAAAQSRFLREEGVIVCATIAFGMGIDKPDVRFVAHIDLPKSVEGYYQETGRAGRDGLPSTAWLAYGLQDVVQQRRMIDESPGDLAHRRRMSAHLDAMLALSETVQCRRVNLLAYFGQESTACGNCDTCLEPPASWDGTVAAQKFLSTVVRLKRERNQQFGAGHIIDVLRGKTTPRTTQHKHDALATWGIGADLSDTQWRGVARQLLAQSLLGVNDDGFGTLVITPASASVLGGERKVELRQEPEKPARSSGSTRSGRSIVAELSGEAQPLFERLREWRVAQARAQSVPAYIVFNDATLREIATAEPASMDELSIIGGVGQKKLLTYGEAVLAVVAGETPEIAVPQAGEEAPAPRRAPAGRGGASRPGAAKPTFGRESAGPPVSAAQPPKDDWVPPDEPDWEPGWDSY